In Megalops cyprinoides isolate fMegCyp1 chromosome 16, fMegCyp1.pri, whole genome shotgun sequence, the genomic window acacacacacacaaaatgcacaagGAGGCTGACATCGTGGTTGCAGTCCACACCACTCCCTTCACCTCTGTCAGCAACAATGACCCCTGATCAGTGCTCAGCAGGTCACACACAGCGATCTGAATAATAGCTAGTGACGTGGGTGGTGTTATTGTCTACGAGTCACCTGAAAAATCACTCAAACTTATCCAAGTCATACTTATTAAATGACATGTGATTAAAACAGAACTGACCATTAGTGGGAAGAGACAGGTCAGAGGAAGGGAGCCGCTGTCCTTACCGTCCACCACCCCGACCCCCACACTGCTGCGCCGTGTGTTCATGGGGGCCACAAAGACCCATTCATTGGTCTTGTAGTTGTAGGCCTCCACCGAGGACAGGcctgggaggagagggaaagacacaGTGACTCTATGCATGGTGCACTCCCTATTACCCAGCGCTGCCCCCGCAGtgcccccaccctgccccccgcGCTGCCCCGGGTGCCGGAGCCATCTGATACAGGCCTGCATCACAGAGCCTACTGTCTCCTCCAAACAATCGCTGCATTCATCCCCAGCGCCCCACACAGAGGATCCCTGCCCCACTGACCCCCGGACGGCCTGCCTCTAACACAGCCCAAGCAAGTGGCACATGCAGCTCTTTCACTGTGCGGGAATGCTTTTCAAAGGCGCTGCCTAAGCTTGTGTTCTGCGTGGGGAAGCCATGCCCGGGGCCAGGCAGGGCaaagcagggcagggcagggcagggcagggcgggGCTTACCTGTGCTGCCGTCGAACCCGCCCACCGCGTACAGGAAGTCTCCCAGCACGGCCGCCCCCAGGGTGCTGCGCCGCTCCTGCATGCTGGGGATGGAGCTCCACTGGTCCCGCACCCCGTCGTACACGTCCACCGTCCGCACCCGCAGGGAGCCGTTAAACCCGCCCACGGCGTAGACCCGCCCCGCCATGTACACCAcgcctgacagagagagagacagagacagagagagtgagagacagagagagaaacagagagtgagagagtgagagacagagagagagagagagagagagagagagagagaatgaaagagagagtgagagacagagagagagagagagagagaatgaaagagagagagagtgagacagagagtgagagagtgagagagagaaagtgagacagagagagagagatagtgagagagagacagagagagagagagggacacagagagagagagagaaagagaggagagaaatacagggggggggggggggagtgtagCAGAGTCTGGGATCAGTGATGCCTGAGGGTGCAAAGGaagaacagcacacaggaatgggggggggggggggggggggtcacctgcGCGGCAGCGTCGCGAGGGCAGGTCAGCCACCTGGTACCAGCGGTCCTCCTGGAAGTCATAGCACTCCACACTGCGGATGGCCTTAGGAGCCTGTCCTCCCACCACAATCatcacctgagagagagagcgagagatagagagagagagagagagagagacagagagaaaggaagaaagggagaggcaaTGCTTTATTACTCCAACATCTCAGTTAAATCTGTAAGAAATTAATCTTCTTCCTGTTGTCTGCAACTATATGCAAAGTCTATATGCAAAGTCAAAGCGTACATTTTTAACTTCTTCTTAAAAGAAGTTAAAAATGTACGCTTGTGTttccgcgtgtgtgtgtgtgtgtgtgtacgtgtccACACTGTCTTACCTTGGGCAGGCTGACGGGTGTGCGTGGGCGCGTCCTGTCTGTCTTTATGAGGTGCCGCTGGTCCGCAGGCAGCAGGTGGTACTTCATGGCCTCGATGAGAAAGTCCTTGCAGGTGTTGTTGTTCTTGATCAGCGCCTCCTCTTCCACTATCTGGCCAATCACATCGCGGCATATAGGATCACCAGGGTCCCATTCAAAGTAGagattttcatttcaaatcgaCACAGCTGAGGACAGTGAGCTGCATTTTCCTCCTCTTAGAGAACACAatgaagcatttcatttcactgtagtGGAGCGGGCAAGGCAGTTTGAGCCCCACTGAGAGTATAAGAGCACCATAAGAGAGAGCCAAAAAGCTGAACGGACTGAACcgtgaaatgaatgtaatgtaatgtataatcaGACCTGAACCAGGTAATCCCTGGAAAGCAGGGGCAGCCGGACGTGCTCCATCAGCTTTGGCATGTGCTCCAGACGCGCTTCTTTATCGTGCTTTATCCACGAAATCATGGCCTCAAACACCTGACAAAGAATGAGGTGAATATagagactgacacacactgGCGTCACTTCTACAGCTCACATAATGGAGGCATTTCACAGTCTTCTCTAAGAAGAAACAACAGGAGCATTCGGACGGTTTGACCGATGTACTGTTACTAGCGCATGCTAGAACTTGGCAGCAGCCATGGGAAAATAAACAAGGCCATGAATAAATGAGGCCTTCAGAATACAGTGCTACATTCTAACAGGGCTTTCTCCACCAGTGCCCCAAGAGTCCATACACCTCTACATCACCCTTTCAGCACGTAAAAGTGTCCAGCTAGCTGACCGACACATCCAAAGGCCCTGTCCATATGAGGTAGGATTTTTCCATGTTGGTTGTACagaagagcatgctgggaaagcaCTGGAGTCGGTGAGGCATGAGGCccataaagagaaagagatagagggagggagggacagcaaaagagagggagggataacaacagagagtgagggatagagaaggagagggagggatagtgagagagagggaggcacagTGACAGACTGGGAGAAATagcaacagagagggagggatatcgaaagagagggagagatagcaagagagagggagagagggaaggagggatagagagagaaagggaaggatagagagagagggaaggataTAGATTAGCTCTGGTAGTactctcagtctgtctgtgtcagcgCAGTCTGGGGCACGCCACAGCACATCCACAGCACCGCGCCCGCCTACCTTCTCCTCGGTGGACACCGTGAGCTTGTCGCTGGAGATGAGGCTGCACACCTGCTGCAGGGACAGGCCCATGAACTCCTCCCCCAGCATCACCTCTGAGAAGTGCTGTTCTGTtcaacacacacgcgcacacacacaaacacacaatcagagGACTTTCTGACTCCCGATTGGCCTGACCCCGCTCCTGAGTGCGGCCCCCTAAAGCGCGGCCTTCCCGGTGGCTGACCTGCGTAGGCGTGGGCTTGGCTGAGCAGCTgcgtgcaggtgtgcaggtCGGCGAAGGCGCGGATGCCCAGGCAGTTGGTCGGGTGGAGCT contains:
- the klhl3 gene encoding kelch-like protein 3, giving the protein MEYAGSRKSSPQPPLDPGESDERDSGMPTFNQTHMKNAFRLMNDLRSKKMLCDVLLVAEDVEVPAHKVVLASCSPYFCAMFTGDMSESKAQRVEIRDVDGQTLRKLVDYIYTAEIEVTEDNVQVLLPAASLLQLMDVRQACCDFLQTQLHPTNCLGIRAFADLHTCTQLLSQAHAYAEQHFSEVMLGEEFMGLSLQQVCSLISSDKLTVSTEEKVFEAMISWIKHDKEARLEHMPKLMEHVRLPLLSRDYLVQIVEEEALIKNNNTCKDFLIEAMKYHLLPADQRHLIKTDRTRPRTPVSLPKVMIVVGGQAPKAIRSVECYDFQEDRWYQVADLPSRRCRAGVVYMAGRVYAVGGFNGSLRVRTVDVYDGVRDQWSSIPSMQERRSTLGAAVLGDFLYAVGGFDGSTGLSSVEAYNYKTNEWVFVAPMNTRRSSVGVGVVDGKLYAVGGYDGASRQCLSTVEEYNPVSNQWGYVADMSTRRSGAGVGVLSGQLYAAGGHDGPLVRKSVEVYDPPTNTWRQVSDMNMCRRNAGVCAINGLLYVIGGDDGSCNLSSVEYYDPSTDKWSLIPTNMSNGRSYAGVSVIDKPL